One window from the genome of Faecalibacterium sp. HTF-F encodes:
- a CDS encoding S1 RNA-binding domain-containing protein: protein MAIEVGNVFEGRVTGVKPFGAFVALPEGGTGMVHISEVSNEFVQDIAAVLHIGDTVKVQVINVAPDGKIALSIKRLLPPPPRQPREGRGPAGGARPGAPRPGGPREGGHFGAGRGGNGRPPREGGRGPARDSAPRVWQPKAPVHSDNMSFEDMMSRFKSQSEEKMADLDHETNNRRGGGYAPRGRGGRR, encoded by the coding sequence TTGGCAATTGAGGTAGGGAACGTATTCGAGGGCCGCGTCACCGGTGTAAAGCCGTTTGGCGCATTTGTCGCACTGCCGGAGGGCGGTACGGGCATGGTCCATATTTCCGAGGTGTCCAATGAATTCGTGCAGGACATTGCAGCAGTCCTGCATATTGGGGATACGGTCAAGGTGCAGGTCATCAATGTTGCACCGGACGGCAAGATCGCACTGTCCATCAAGCGTCTGCTGCCTCCTCCTCCGCGCCAGCCGCGTGAGGGCAGAGGCCCCGCAGGCGGAGCACGTCCCGGCGCTCCGCGCCCGGGCGGCCCCCGTGAGGGTGGACACTTTGGTGCAGGCCGCGGCGGCAATGGCCGTCCCCCCCGTGAGGGCGGCAGAGGCCCTGCCCGTGACAGCGCACCCCGTGTGTGGCAGCCCAAGGCTCCGGTCCATTCCGACAATATGAGCTTTGAGGACATGATGAGCCGCTTCAAGAGCCAGAGCGAAGAGAAGATGGCAGATCTCGACCACG
- a CDS encoding septum formation initiator family protein has protein sequence MAAPDRRKRKKKVVVKTLVRVFFVLLLLSMLAAYISNQVSISSKRAELDTLNEQIDQQKTENEEMQRILSGDSDQITEWVARDSYNYAAPNERIFVDVTGS, from the coding sequence ATGGCAGCACCGGACCGCAGAAAACGCAAGAAGAAAGTGGTCGTTAAAACGCTTGTGCGGGTGTTTTTTGTCCTGTTGCTGCTGAGCATGCTGGCAGCGTACATCTCCAATCAGGTCAGCATCAGCTCCAAACGCGCAGAGCTGGACACACTGAACGAGCAGATCGACCAGCAGAAAACCGAGAATGAGGAAATGCAGCGTATCCTCAGCGGCGATTCGGATCAGATCACAGAATGGGTCGCGCGGGATTCTTACAACTACGCCGCACCGAACGAGCGCATCTTTGTGGATGTGACCGGCAGCTGA
- a CDS encoding YabP/YqfC family sporulation protein, whose protein sequence is MPEKNTRSPQPAPPHDLILEGRARLTVTGVQKVLHCNADSAAIETGRGILHLAGAQLSMAALDLEAGEAKFTGRIDALEYTASAPAGSFLHRLLR, encoded by the coding sequence ATGCCGGAAAAAAACACCAGAAGCCCGCAGCCTGCGCCGCCGCATGACCTGATCTTAGAGGGCCGTGCACGCCTGACCGTGACGGGCGTGCAGAAGGTTTTGCATTGCAATGCAGACAGTGCCGCAATAGAGACCGGCAGGGGCATCCTGCATCTTGCCGGGGCACAGCTGAGCATGGCGGCACTGGACTTGGAGGCCGGGGAGGCAAAGTTCACCGGCCGCATCGACGCACTGGAATACACGGCCAGCGCCCCGGCGGGCAGTTTTCTGCACCGCCTGCTGCGATGA
- a CDS encoding RNA-binding S4 domain-containing protein, with amino-acid sequence MRLDKYLKVSRLIKRRTVANEVADAGRILINGKIAKASQAVKAGDVIEVTFGNRPIRVRVLSDVEPRTKDVAREMYEIISE; translated from the coding sequence ATGCGTCTGGATAAGTATCTGAAAGTTTCGCGGCTCATCAAGCGCCGCACTGTGGCAAACGAAGTGGCCGATGCAGGCCGCATCCTCATCAACGGCAAGATCGCCAAGGCCAGTCAGGCCGTCAAGGCGGGTGATGTCATTGAGGTGACCTTCGGCAACCGTCCCATCAGGGTGCGGGTGCTCTCGGATGTGGAACCCCGCACTAAGGATGTGGCCCGCGAAATGTACGAGATCATCAGCGAGTAA
- a CDS encoding HU family DNA-binding protein, with translation MTKTDLIAQVAANTEMSKKNAEQAVNAMFEALGKAMAEGEKITISGFGTFEVRERAERQGINPRTREPITIAASRSIVFKPGKSLKDTL, from the coding sequence ATGACGAAGACCGATCTGATCGCACAGGTTGCTGCGAACACTGAGATGAGCAAGAAAAATGCTGAGCAGGCTGTCAATGCCATGTTCGAGGCACTGGGCAAGGCCATGGCCGAGGGCGAAAAGATCACCATTTCCGGCTTTGGCACCTTTGAGGTGCGCGAGCGTGCAGAGCGTCAGGGCATCAACCCCCGCACCCGTGAGCCCATCACCATTGCTGCTTCCCGCAGCATCGTGTTCAAGCCCGGCAAGTCCCTGAAGGACACCCTGTAA
- a CDS encoding MazG family protein, giving the protein MLDWQPKAPYTAEQLLEILRILRDPENGCPWDKVQTHASIRKNFLEETCEALEAIDADDPVLMQEELGDVLMQVAFHAVMEEERGHFTFEDVCREVCEKLVFRHPNIFASSAAQNAGINGWDALKNKEKGRTTLADELGTVPATLPALMRAQKLQKRADRCGAAQPDKTRAQQALQDALDGWSREQDARTAGELLFAAANAMRLAGVDAEEALTFASKRFCAGLLEQEPQSGTQVE; this is encoded by the coding sequence GTGCTGGACTGGCAGCCCAAGGCCCCTTACACGGCAGAACAGCTGCTGGAGATCCTGCGCATCCTGCGGGACCCGGAGAACGGCTGCCCGTGGGACAAGGTGCAGACCCATGCCTCCATCCGGAAGAACTTTCTGGAGGAGACCTGTGAGGCGCTGGAGGCCATCGATGCCGATGACCCGGTGCTGATGCAGGAAGAGCTTGGCGATGTGCTGATGCAGGTGGCGTTCCATGCCGTGATGGAAGAGGAGCGCGGACACTTTACCTTTGAGGATGTCTGCCGTGAGGTGTGCGAGAAGCTCGTGTTCCGCCACCCGAACATTTTTGCATCCTCAGCAGCGCAGAATGCCGGTATAAATGGCTGGGATGCGCTCAAAAATAAGGAAAAGGGCCGCACCACTCTGGCCGATGAGCTGGGCACGGTGCCCGCCACCCTGCCTGCACTGATGCGTGCTCAGAAGCTGCAGAAGCGTGCCGACCGCTGCGGTGCGGCGCAGCCGGACAAGACCCGGGCGCAGCAGGCTTTGCAGGATGCTCTGGACGGCTGGAGCCGGGAACAGGATGCCCGGACGGCGGGGGAGCTGCTGTTTGCCGCAGCCAACGCCATGCGGCTGGCCGGAGTGGATGCAGAGGAGGCGCTGACCTTTGCCTCCAAGCGCTTCTGTGCAGGGCTGCTGGAACAGGAGCCACAAAGCGGTACTCAGGTCGAGTGA
- a CDS encoding zinc ribbon domain-containing protein, with product MDFNRIKEMGLEYAEKGKNAALDLAEKGKTQALIVNEQGKLLKAQRQLGALVYSLAKGKEENQPLVDKYIEMIDHIEQEITRLKASLTPAEAAEVDYVVHEEEPAAEPEAPAAEAAPAEHKSCPQCGAPVSDDALFCNKCGAQL from the coding sequence ATGGATTTCAACAGGATCAAGGAAATGGGTCTGGAATATGCCGAAAAAGGCAAAAACGCTGCACTGGATCTGGCCGAAAAGGGCAAAACGCAGGCTTTGATCGTCAACGAACAGGGCAAGCTGCTCAAGGCGCAGCGTCAGCTGGGCGCATTGGTGTACAGTCTGGCCAAGGGCAAGGAAGAAAACCAGCCGCTGGTGGATAAGTATATCGAAATGATCGATCACATCGAGCAGGAGATCACCCGCCTGAAGGCATCGCTGACCCCGGCAGAAGCCGCAGAGGTGGACTATGTGGTGCACGAGGAGGAGCCCGCTGCAGAGCCGGAAGCTCCTGCCGCCGAGGCTGCGCCTGCAGAGCACAAGAGCTGCCCGCAGTGCGGCGCGCCCGTTTCGGACGATGCACTGTTCTGCAACAAGTGCGGCGCACAGCTGTAA